The DNA window aaacttaattagaaaaattaaataaaaatccaaaaaaataatttgaggttaaaatgttgtatttattttacccaactTAAACCCAAAaaggggttgaaattatttaattatgattttaaattatttataatttatggcttaaaacaattaaataaataccccaaataccaaataccaaaaaataaaataaatgatcataatttttattatgttgtcaaaaaaaatttttgtggaatttttggtgaagaaaaacgcaagaaaatggttaaaattcgattttaaataatcattttattaaaattataaattgataatccGGTGTGGcaaaaaatgaagaatttcATTGCAACATGATTCTAGGCCATCGGATTAgtgctggattttcatccagcgcTCAGGAGAACTCCACGCACCCCGTTGTAGCAGAAGCACGCACGCGCCCGATCCACATCATAGTAGGAGACGTCCGTTAGTCAGGACACTAACGGAACGCTCCAACGCCAATGGAATGCAACGTAGAATTCCCTTAAAacaaaacgacatcgtttttGAACTTCTTCTTCGCGAACTCCAAAGGCCGCGATGGATGTCGACGACCTCCCAAAGGGAATATCTCATTCATTTCTCAACCTTATCCTCTCATTTTTCACCCTCGTGCACGTCTCTACCTTGTGATCATTACCCCTATACTTTGAATTCAAATCATATATCTTAGTTAGACTACCGAAGACGAATTTGAAACCAAAATATATAGCTTGATTGCCAAATCGAAGTTGAATTCGTCCAAGAAAATCGACCTAgttgagtataaatactctctaGGTCCTTCtcttccaatccatcaaacaagaATCACATCTTACAGTCCAAATTGAAGAATTCTAAATTTTGGCAATGCTAGATCTTTGTAAAATCCTCTCTAGCGATCAAGGATTCGATTTAGGCTTCGAGAAAGCATCTAACACTTCATTGTAGTGTTCTCCAACTACTAGTAAGTTTTAAGATCcactatattttaatttgtgattaaaaattgaatttcttcaaatttgatTGGGTTGATCAGTTGTGGGGctcaattttgtgttttttttgtttagaatcaCTCCCTAGATGATGTatagattttatattaaaatatttgatcaaatcaacctaaaacgaaaaaaaaatataatttggtttgaaaatctggttttttgaatttaatgtttttgagCTTTTAAGTCAGAATTTTGGTTTAATTAGCTGCCTAACAtctttgtaaacatgttaggatttTTTCCAAATCATAATATcatcatcccgatcatgtttgatccaactgaaatttttgaaaaattgaatttcAGTTTGTAAATCTGTTATAGAGGCTTGaatgatgtttttattttggttttgtttaactatgttaatcattttaaaatctattaGGACATAAAAAAGGATTTGataaattgatctttgtagagATCAATTGACCGTGATTAGGGTTAGGCCTTTTAATCCCCCACAATCATATGGATTGATTGCAACTTACAAATCATGATTTCATAATATGTATCAAAAGATATAAGACCTGcaatttttgaataattcaagAACACTTGGTCCTCTTGGACCTAAGCAAAGAACCAAGGTTCTTAGTCTGAGACCGAGAAATAGGACCTagaatcctcggtcctgacctAGTCCGAGGACCGAGtaaattgacctaggaccgagactaaggatcgatgttcttgaattaggaccgagaccaatgaccgatgttcttaaATTAGGACCGAGTTATAGAACAtatgttcttgagcaaggatcGAGGACTCTAACCAAGgttcttagcctaggaccgagattCTCAAGTCCACGACAGATAAAGCTAaacttgggaccgagcctcccaagcCTAGGACCAGACAAATTAAGTTCAGGACTAAGCCTCTTGAACCCTAGGATCGAGTAGCCTATGttcaggaccgagcctcccgaaTCCTAGGACCAAGCACTCCGATCCCTTAACCAGGCGTTCTAAGCCCTAATTTAGACCACCccggtctagaccgagcccgTCCGAGCCCAAATCGGTATAACCGGACCCAAACCCTATGATTGTGGTCcaaaggcctgtttggttccattttcaaaatccaaaaattatttttgtaattttgtaattttggaaccaaaatctatttttaaataatcccaaaaggttagaaaatgatatttaaatattttcgggatatttaccaaacaaatattttggataaggccctgtttgaaatttatttttaaaattctaacacttttctgACATTTTTCAggtattatatttaatcatatatcaacgcaatcgcaGGTATgccattttaaataattttgtacaattatttaccccgaagcagaacctttttacatgtaagattcgatgttgctgttactaattagcattaaagagtgtgctatttaatattcgatctatttgcagagattataacaacgagtccagtggagaaacgtttgccgcatatttcaagcatcgagtgagtaaattataaaccatatatccaaactctttttattcattttaacaacttcatttcggatacatatataggtcgcccatttagcagaaattaacgacatatcaagagacctcaagatcttaggagaaggtccaagtatgtactcgtctatgtatgtttggtgtaaaataaacggattcaaattctgtacagaaaaacacgacgaaggtttggcCACTCAAAATattggggtggttgttgaggggtacaacggatctgaaactatgtcatactacggagttttaacggatataatcgaagtacaatactattctcacaaacgagttgttttattcaagtgtaagtggtttgatacacactcgggggaactaggagtgaaagtgaataaatatggcttcgtaagtgtaaatgtaaaccgaattttgaaaactcaaagtcaagacccgtatatattggcgagtcaagcgaaacaagtattctacgcccctgatatgtcagcccgacccggttggaagattgtgacaaaaataaaaccgcggtttacaaacatatagttcagattaattaattaggtagatttatatTGGTTACTTTATATtcgttcttattactacttcatttcaaatattcgctcatttattaatggtatgcattaagaatgtctgaaggtcataaagaaacttggaagagtatgaggaaaacacccaacAAATTGTTAAAGCCATACCagaacctacttgcccaatccgagtcctTAAAGCTCCGAGGATCttcttctagagaccaaccacctattgttgtggtcccgatagctactgcgcctcccccaacagacgaggatgttgaggctagtgagctccaagagtttatagagagcacatttgCTGATATGGTGGATAGCGATGAGGCTGCagacgagggtctcgaggagcctatcgaggaggagAATGGCGATGGCGAGGgggagcacggttccactcccgacccatcatcgacaggtaactcgtttacaaattagttagtgtttaaattgattgacatatataattatgattttgataattttgaagaatctttttCCCGCAAGAGatgggggaagaacaagaatattgcgatgtctaagagggtagcggggacaaggattctTCTTACGTTTAGGGAGAAGGATGGGAGGTCAGGCGGTAtagacgtgggaagaacacggtggtctagacatgtggggtcgattatccaggaccccgcagccgtctcacaccgtcttctaaagtggaaggctttaagtgcagaccaattggattcactgtggactgctatcaaggtaatacttattacttgattatacattacgtcattaaataattatttttaacatttggatgttatttttttcaggatccgttcgaagctactaatggtgatattgagtcttttcgaaagatcggattgggacacgccaatcagatatgggatagatggtggtcggatttgaacaagacatatatccacgtccacaaaggagacgaggcagCGGTattggctaatcctccaccggactacgatcgggatgattgggagtttgtgtgtcgcaaccatttcttcacagaaataTTTAAGGtatggtttcataattcaaataaaagttgatattaattaatctaacttcattttttatttcaaatacagagaaacacttctacaaatatgaagaacaggaagaagcttaaattcccgcatcgaacgggaagtagatcgtttgcacaaattgaagacgagttggtaagtacattatttgtaataacttaatctaaagattgttattaattatataaatcatttatttcaacaggcgattgaaatgggacgggcaccgtctgtaattgaagtaatcaagaggacccgtaccccaaaaccgacaaaagaaaacccaacacccgtcccggacgaacacgtgcaagagaaaattgtaagtgaattgaatatgcctagttttttattatagaaatgatattttatttgaattgttcaggttgagatggaggaggttgttagtaacgaaccgagaatatcggattttgaattgacggagagggtgttcggacaataAAAatacggggtagtgttcggaatgggattaggcgtccggcccacacactttcgtgaggatcgtcgaagtggaaacagttcacagcgaaacaatgaacgattgttagaagagaatcaaataatgaagctcaagctggaggaactggagaagagggatgaagaaagaaggcacagaatggaagaaatggaagcggaaaaggaagaaattgtgacaagaatggagaggaagaagttagagatgaacgcaagaatggagagaatcgaattgtatatgaggcaacaaccacctcctccccccacaagctaagattgtttcgattcaaaacatgttttaattagtagttgtgtcaatttgaatttataacagattgttcggattattagtttggtttcgaattttgtaatgataatgatcaattaatgtgatcgtttaatgtatgtggcatttcttttatcattgatatattggtttggctgaacaggttttggttgcaaggttttggttgcgagcaaaataatctgaaattttttaaaaaattacgggaaaaaaccgaaagtgatattgaaatctctcggtttttcttcaaatggaaaaaccgagagatattagaaaactctcgttttttacccaaagagaaacaccgagagttatatgacaaaccctcggtttttacccaaagaggaaaaccgagagttatatgaaaattttcagtttatctctttgtggaaaaactaagggttttacaaataactctcggttttcttcaaatggagaaaaccgagagttatatgaaaactctcggttttctccattagAAGAAAACCgggagttttctaataactctctgttttcttcaaatggagaaaaccgagagttttttaataactctcggttttctccatttgaagaaaaccgagagttatttgtaatacactcggtttttccacaaagagaaaaccgaaagtttttcaattacctttcggttttactctagggtatctaaaccgaaaactctacgatatctctcggtaaatgcccaattgtttttaacgagagagtcaataccgagggatggcaagagttaccaaaaccttcggtaatgtgtctataccgaaagttatagggtcaaaaccgagagtttttaccctcggttttgacccctttttcaccagtgtaatatattatattttgtttgaaaaaaaaagtagaagAAGACGAAACAATGAAGATGAAAGAGACTGATAAGAAATGTGAGGAAGAAATGAttatggatacttggatcgaaTTATGGTTTGACAcacctataaacttaaaacggttaaaaataaaataaaaaatgttataggtatggtttgaattTGTAACttaaccaaataaatataaccctttaaccaaataagctaataacactttatattttaaattcaacgccAAATTGGATGAacacgggacattttaacaatataagttttaactttttaactaactaatatatatatgcttaatttttaaaatgtccgaattgccgggttgagagttctaatctatatataactaatcactctctatatatataatgatgcttaatttttaaagtgtccggattgccggatcaagggttgtggttaatttgaatatatatatgtgagagtaaatagatacttgggtcggattgtgggttgatttgccataaacttaaaactatttaaaatgaaattaaaaatgttatatgtatgtttcgaacttgcaacctaacaaatcaAGTACAACGTTTTGatcaactagactaataataatttatattttaaatttaacatcatAATAGATGAACGCAAgatattttaaccatataattttaattttttaactaactaattaaatGAGAGtgttctttttttaaatatattattcgtaatttattaaaaatttaaacattgataaatattatttttatttattttttatatattttttatatttttattttttgtgtgcatatttttttttatattttatagttaatgaaatgtattaataaaataaataatattttaattgagtaatttatttacaataaaatgTCATATAAAAAGTGAATGGTGGGGCAATTAGATCGAAAAGAATGGTAATGCGCTACTCCATAAGCTATTATTATATTGAAAGGAGAAATGAAGAATCTTTTACAAAACCGTGAAggtgtctatatatatatatataaatatatatgagagCCAACAGCTGTGCATGTTTAGAGGCACTTGATTTAGCTCACACTAAAAGAGAGTTTCCCTCTggattagaagaagaagaagaagaagaacaatggAGGTTGTATTGATGTCTAGTGAGATCGTGAAACCGTCGAGCCCAACACCACCCGACTTGCGTCATTTACCGCTTTCATTTCTCGATCAATTAAGCGATGCTCATTTCATGCCTCTAATCTTTTACTATCTCTCCTCCCCTGACTCTTTTCACCTCAAAAAATCCCTATCCCTCACCCTCTCTCGATTCTACCCTCTCGCCGGACGAATCCAAGCCAACGACGCCGTCATCTGCAACGACGAAGGAATCCAATACCTTCAAGCTAAAGTCATCGGCAACCACCGCCTCATCGATGTAGTCAATAACTCTCAGCCATCGGATATCCAGGCCTTGATTCCACCCAAACCGCCAACCAAACAACACATCATGTCCATCCAAGTCAACTTCTTTAGCTGCGGTGGAATTGCAATCGCAACACATTCTTCACACAAGACCATGGACGCCCTTTCCGTCATAACCTTCGCCAACGCATgggccgccgccgccgccagAAACGAAGTCGGATCCATCGTTTCACCCAAATTCGACATGACCGCGTTGTTCCCGCCGCGTGATACTTGCTGTTATTCGAGATGCACGTCCGATCTCGAAAACAACGTCGTCTCAAAGAGGTTTATCTTCTCCGGCACCGCACTTTCTCTTCTAAGAGACAAATACAGtagtaatattaataataataacaacgcCTACTGCCGACCCAGTCTGGTCGAGGCCCTTTCCACCTTCATATGGACCCGATTCGTTCACttaaaaaacaacaacaacaacaacaaaaacaagaaaaaatacgGTTTGATTCAGGCGGTCAATCTCCGGACAAGAATAAAGCCTCATTTGCCGGCGTCATACTTCGGAAACCTCAGCAGGTTTGCCGTGGTTGTGACGGAAAGTGATGACATAAGCGGTTCTGCTATGGTGGGGCGTATGAGGGATTCAATAAGGAAGATAGATACAGAGTACTTGGAGAAACTTAAGAATGGCGATTTACAGCTGGAGTGGGTTGAGGAATTGAAGAAGAACGAAGGGGAGTGCTTGAGTTTCAGCGCGCTTCACAAGTTACCATTACAGGAAGTGGATTTTGGGTTTGGATCGCCGACGTGGGTTGCCCTAGGAGGACTCAGTCTTAGGAATACTGTTTATTTCCTTCCGACGACGACGGCGAAGGCGAcggaggcggcggcggcggaagcGGGTTCAGTGGGAGTGGAAGCGTGGATTAACCTAAAAGATGAAGATATGAGGGGACTGGAACAAGACACTGAATTCCTAAAATTTGCTTCATCTGTTTATGGTCTgacctaattatttatttatttatttatgaaaatcatGTGTGTTTGATTCTTAAGAAGCTTttgcttcttttttttctttttaatgaacaaaaaaacaaattaaacaactCACTTTCATATGATTTTATTCTGTCAACTTTTTGTTGATTAAGTtgtgatttttaattattcatttttcaatctaaataaaaatgattaaataactaaaatggTTATGAAATCCAAtgctttttaaaataaatcaatatgaAACAAGATCAGTCGACATATAGTCAACGCAAGTATTAAGATCTGGATTTGGCTAGCTGgctcatctatatatattattatatatatcgaAAACTAGCATCCTTTATTAAAACTAATCTATACTCCTCGAAAACTAAACCAAGATCcccaataatatatttttttttataagagaaAGAATATGTTATTGGATCGTGATTTATTGTTGAGTAGTTGTTGTACGTAGTAGTGAATTatgattattcattttttttaaataaatctgtTGGAAATGATTAGTTTTAACAAACATATACAAAAATGATATTcgataacattataaatatgttgCTTAATCTCATTTGCTATTGACAAATGAAAAAGTGAGAGATATAAGTTTTAGACTAGTCACTTAAATTCATCTCTAAATAAggataacaatatatataatactatcAATAATACTTATGAAAGTCtaagaagaaatatatatatatatatatatatatatatatctgatATTCTAATTTAGTGATAAATTATGTGGAAGAgaattatcatttataataggagatcaa is part of the Impatiens glandulifera chromosome 1, dImpGla2.1, whole genome shotgun sequence genome and encodes:
- the LOC124933117 gene encoding stemmadenine O-acetyltransferase-like produces the protein MEVVLMSSEIVKPSSPTPPDLRHLPLSFLDQLSDAHFMPLIFYYLSSPDSFHLKKSLSLTLSRFYPLAGRIQANDAVICNDEGIQYLQAKVIGNHRLIDVVNNSQPSDIQALIPPKPPTKQHIMSIQVNFFSCGGIAIATHSSHKTMDALSVITFANAWAAAAARNEVGSIVSPKFDMTALFPPRDTCCYSRCTSDLENNVVSKRFIFSGTALSLLRDKYSSNINNNNNAYCRPSLVEALSTFIWTRFVHLKNNNNNNKNKKKYGLIQAVNLRTRIKPHLPASYFGNLSRFAVVVTESDDISGSAMVGRMRDSIRKIDTEYLEKLKNGDLQLEWVEELKKNEGECLSFSALHKLPLQEVDFGFGSPTWVALGGLSLRNTVYFLPTTTAKATEAAAAEAGSVGVEAWINLKDEDMRGLEQDTEFLKFASSVYGLT